One Benincasa hispida cultivar B227 chromosome 5, ASM972705v1, whole genome shotgun sequence genomic window carries:
- the LOC120077494 gene encoding phytochrome C has protein sequence MSSTSTNKTVCSKTSCDRSKHGAHVVAQTPIDAKLHVDFEGSERFFDYSASVDFNAACSTSNVHASTVQSYLQNIQRGSLVQPFGCMISVDGENLSVLAYSENAPEMLDLAPHAVPNIEQQEALTFGTDVRTLFRSPGAAALQKAADFKEVNLLNPILVHCKTSGKPFYAILHRVDVGLIIDLEPVNPADVPVTAAGALKSYKLAAKAISKLQSLPSGNIYLLCEVLVKEVSDLTGYDRVMVYKFHDDEHGEVVAECCRSDLEPYLGLHYPATDIPQASRFLFLKNKVRMICDCLAPPVKVLQDRRLTQPLSLCGSALRAPHGCHARYMMNMGSIASLVMSITINENDSESENDQEKDRKLWGLVVCHHTSPRFVPFPLRYACEFLIQVFGIQINKEVELQAQLKEKHILRIQTVLCDMLLRDAPVGIVTQSPNIMDLVKCDGAALYFRKKFWLLGVTPTEAQIRNIAEWLLKDHGGSTGLSTDSLTEAGFYGASALGDEVCGMAAVRITSKDFLFWFRSHMAKEIRWGGAKHDPGDEDDGRKMHPRSSFKAFLEVVKRRSEPWEDVEMDAIHSLQLILRGSLQDEIEEECKVITNVPPVDEKTQQLDELRVITNEMVRLIETAAVPILAVDVFGKINGWNSKATELTGLSIQQAIGMPLVDCLVNDSVKVVKKMLSLAIQGIEEKNIEIKLKTFGTAVQNDPVILEVNSCCSRDLNNNVVGVSFIGQDVTKQKLVMNQYTQIQGDYTGIMRNPSALIPPIFMTDGDGRCLEWNDAMEKLSGFRRIEMTNRMLLGEVFTLENFGCRVKDHTLTKLRIILHRVILGQDTEKFLFRFHDREGNYVETLLTANKRTDAEGNITGVFFFLHVASPELQYALEMQRISEQATAENLNKLAYLRQEFRKPLDGITFMQNLMSSSDLSKEQKQLHKMNTLSREQLHQIVDDTDIQSIEECYMETNCNEFNLGDVLDVVTNQNMILSQERGVKIICESPTDVASLHLYGDNMRLQQVLSEFLTNTLLFTCKESSIVFKANPRKERIGKGIHIVHLELRITHPTPGIPAHLIREMFDDNNDSSKEGLGLYISQKLVKIMNGTVQYLRESETSSFIIVIEFPLVEHIAR, from the exons ATGTCCTCAACGTCAACAAATAAGACTGTGTGTTCTAAGACCAGCTGCGACCGGTCAAAACATGGGGCTCATGTGGTTGCACAGACCCCAATTGATGCAAAGCTTCATGTAGACTTTGAAGGTTCCGAAAGGTTCTTTGATTACTCTGCATCGGTTGATTTCAACGCCGCATGTTCCACTAGCAATGTTCATGCCTCCACTGTACAGTCATACCTTCAAAACATTCAGAGAGGAAGTCTAGTTCAACCATTTGGTTGTATGATTTCTGTGGATGGGGAAAACTTGTCTGTCCTTGCATATAGTGAAAATGCCCCCGAAATGTTGGACTTGGCCCCACACGCTGTGCCTAACATCGAGCAGCAAGAAGCTCTAACTTTTGGAACAGATGTACGAACACTTTTTCGTTCCCCTGGAGCTGCAGCTTTACAGAAAGCAGCTGACTTTAAGGAAGTTAATCTTCTCAATCCTATTCTAGTCCATTGTAAAACTTCAGGTAAACCATTTTATGCAATTTTGCATCGAGTAGATGTGGGCCTAATTATAGATCTTGAACCAGTAAACCCGGCTGATGTGCCAGTGACTGCAGCTGGGGCATTGAAATCTTATAAGCTAGCAGCTAAAGCCATCTCAAAATTGCAGTCCTTGCCAAGTGggaatatatatcttttatgtGAGGTATTGGTTAAGGAGGTTAGCGATTTGACAGGTTACGATCGAGTAATGGTGTATAAATTCCACGATGATGAGCATGGAGAAGTTGTAGCTGAGTGCTGTCGATCTGATTTAGAACCATATCTTGGCTTGCACTACCCAGCTACTGACATACCTCAAGCTTCAAGGTTTCTTTTTTTGAAGAATAAAGTTAGaatgatatgtgattgtttgGCACCTCCAGTTAAAGTGCTTCAAGACAGGAGATTGACTCAGCCATTAAGTCTGTGTGGGTCTGCATTGAGGGCTCCTCATGGTTGTCATGCTCGGTATATGATGAATATGGGTTCTATTGCATCTCTTGTGATGTCTATTACAATCAATGAGAATGATAGTGAATCAGAGAATGATCAAGAAAAGGATAGAAAGTTGTGGGGTTTAGTAGTTTGCCATCACACAAGCCCTAGGTTTGTTCCATTTCCTTTGCGATATGCTTGTGAATTCTTGATTCAAGTTTTTGGTATACAGATTAACAAAGAGGTGGAGTTGCAAGCTCAGTTGAAGGAAAAACACATATTGCGAATTCAAACAGTTCTTTGTGATATGCTGCTAAGAGATGCTCCGGTAGGGATTGTTACTCAATCTCCCAATATTATGGATCTTGTTAAGTGTGATGGTGCGGCCTTATATTTCAGAAAGAAATTTTGGTTACTTGGAGTCACCCCCACAGAGGCACAAATTAGAAATATAGCTGAATGGCTTCTGAAAGACCATGGTGGAAGCACAGGTTTAAGTACTGATAGCCTTACTGAAGCTGGTTTCTATGGTGCTTCTGCACTTGGTGATGAGGTCTGTGGGATGGCTGCTGTTAGGATTACGTCTAAGGACTTCCTTTTCTGGTTTCGGTCACATATGGCTAAAGAAATCAGGTGGGGTGGTGCAAAACATGATCCTGGTGATGAGGATGATGGAAGAAAGATGCATCCGAGATCATCATTCAAGGCTTTTCTCGAAGTGGTGAAGCGACGTAGTGAACCTTGGGAAGATGTGGAAATGGATGCCATTCATTCACTGCAATTAATATTACGAGGTTCTTTACAAgatgaaattgaagaagaatGCAAGGTGATTACAAATGTCCCACCAGTTGATGAGAAGACACAACAGTTGGATGAATTGCGTGTCATAACAAATGAGATGGTTCGCCTAATTGAGACAGCTGCAGTGCCCATCTTGGCTGTAGATGTCTTTGGCAAGATCAATGGTTGGAACTCCAAAGCCACTGAGCTTACAGGATTGTCTATCCAGCAAGCCATTGGCATGCCCTTAGTTGATTGTCTGGTGAATGATTCTGTTAAGGTGGTAAAGAAAATGCTGTCCTTGGCCATTCAAG GTATCGAAGAGAAGAacattgaaatcaaactcaaaacattTGGAACTGCAGTACAAAATGATCCAGTGATCTTAGAAGTTAACTCGTGTTGTAGCCGGGACCTAAACAATAATGTTGTAGGAGTTTCTTTTATAGGGCAGGATGTTACAAAGCAAAAACTGGTTATGAACCAATACACCCAAATCCAAGGCGATTACACGGGGATTATGCGAAACCCATCTGCACTTATTCCTCCCATTTTTATGACTGATGGCGATGGCCGGTGCTTGGAATGGAATGATGCAATGGAAAAGTTGTCTGGTTTTAGAAGGATAGAGATGACAAATAGGATGCTTCTTGGGGAGGTTTTCACGCTTGAAAACTTTGGCTGCCGTGTGAAAGATCACACATTGACTAAGCTTAGGATAATACTGCATAGAGTAATTTTAGGCCAGGATACAGAGAAATTTTTgtttaggttccatgatcgTGAAGGAAATTATGTTGAAACGTTGCTCACTGCAAACAAAAGGACTGATGCAGAGGGTAATATCACTggggttttcttcttcttgcacgtGGCTAGTCCAGAACTTCAATATGCTTTGGAAATGCAACGGATTTCAGAACAAGCTACAGCTGAAAATCTCAATAAATTGGCATATCTACGTCAAGAATTTCGAAAACCCCTTGATGGGATTACATTTATGCAGAATCTAATGAGTTCATCTGACTTAAGCAAAGAGCAAAAGCAGCTACATAAAATGAACACTTTGAGTCGGGAACAACTGCACCAGATTGTTGATGATACTGATATCCAGAGTATTGAGGAGTG TTACATGGAAACAAACTGTAATGAATTCAACCTTGGCGATGTTCTTGACGTTGTAACGAATCAAAACATGATTTTGAGCCAAGAGCGTGGGGTGAAGATCATTTGTGAATCACCTACTGACGTGGCATCTCTGCACTTATATGGAGATAACATGAGGCTACAGCAAGTGCTCTCTGAGTTCTTGACTAACACACTTCTCTTCACTTGCAAAGAATCATCCATTGTCTTCAAAGCAAATCCAAGGAAGGAGCGCATTGGGAAGGGAATCCACATTGTTCATCTTGAATTGAG GATAACCCATCCCACCCCAGGAATTCCTGCACACTTAATCCGAGAGATGTTCGATGACAACAATGATAGCTCGAAGGAAGGTCTTGGCTTATACATAAGCCAGAAGCTTGTGAAGATCATGAATGGCACTGTACAGTATCTTCGAGAGTCCGAAACCTCATCATTCATCATCGTCATAGAATTCCCCTTGGTAGAGCATATTGCTAGATGA